One stretch of Hevea brasiliensis isolate MT/VB/25A 57/8 chromosome 12, ASM3005281v1, whole genome shotgun sequence DNA includes these proteins:
- the LOC131171123 gene encoding B3 domain-containing protein At2g33720-like gives MEIQHLKPFGSFYASTAQEAKKDKFLVAEPSEKKRKYQHDSEGEKNSGVSTELTLSCGVPSKINKPRIKEINYSADNEINAIVVSTRLENEVSTELKLFDESWFTAFAATREEPVVSKESSDSESKSLVQNIEEITSSPEDERKASPMHDVSTIQMLSDPWKIKKKLTGSDLGNLCRLLVASLSVRNHILPLLSGETVEQIEKDGAPVPIWDCDTNTEQHMVLKHWRSSKSYVFIKGWMIQFVKRRNLVEGDLIGIYWDPSNSRFNFSVLQRA, from the coding sequence ATGGAGATACAGCACTTGAAACCCTTTGGTTCTTTCTATGCTTCCACAGCTCAGGAAGCAAAGAAAGATAAATTTCTTGTGGCCGAGCCATCTGAAAAGAAGCGGAAGTACCAGCATGACTCAGAAGGTGAAAAGAATAGCGGAGTTTCGACTGAGTTAACCCTTTCTTGCGGGGTTCCAAGCAAGATCAACAAGCCAAGAATCAAAGAAATCAATTATTCTGCTGATAATGAGATCAATGCTATCGTTGTTTCAACTCGACTTGAAAATGAAGTTTCAACTGAGCTAAAACTATTTGATGAATCTTGGTTTACTGCCTTTGCCGCAACGAGAGAGGAACCTGTTGTATCCAAAGAATCATCGGATTCAGAATCGAAATCATTGGTTCAAAATATTGAAGAGATAACATCCAGCCCTGAAGATGAGAGAAAAGCGAGTCCGATGCATGATGTTTCGACAATACAGATGCTTTCTGATCCGTGGAAGATTAAGAAGAAGCTCACTGGTAGTGATCTTGGTAACCTGTGCAGACTTTTGGTGGCATCTTTATCAGTCAGAAATCATATTTTGCCATTACTGAGCGGTGAAACTGTTGAGCAGATTGAAAAAGATGGTGCTCCAGTTCCTATATGGGATTGCGATACTAATACCGAACAACATATGGTTTTGAAGCATTGGCGTTCGTCGAAGAGTTATGTTTTCATCAAAGGCTGGATGATTCAATTTGTGAAGAGAAGGAATTTAGTTGAAGGAGATCTTATTGGGATTTATTGGGATCCATCAAATTCAAGATTCAATTTTTCTGTACTTCAAAGAGCTTAG